In Chitinophagales bacterium, the following are encoded in one genomic region:
- a CDS encoding HypC/HybG/HupF family hydrogenase formation chaperone: protein MCLAIPGRIKSIEPFKEGYMSMGKVELGGIIKEINLQLVPDAKENDYVLVHVGVAISIVDEEEAKSSLKFLEQMNELDELYNTAEDNEITKEERVKQGDDIISKMIP from the coding sequence ATGTGCTTAGCCATTCCCGGTAGAATAAAATCAATCGAACCTTTTAAAGAAGGTTATATGAGTATGGGTAAAGTGGAATTGGGTGGAATTATTAAAGAAATTAACTTACAATTGGTACCTGATGCAAAAGAAAACGATTATGTGCTGGTTCACGTAGGTGTAGCCATAAGCATTGTTGATGAAGAAGAAGCCAAAAGCTCTCTCAAATTTTTAGAACAAATGAATGAACTGGATGAATTATATAACACTGCGGAAGATAATGAAATCACAAAAGAAGAAAGAGTAAAACAGGGTGATGATATCATTTCAAAAATGATCCCATGA
- the hypD gene encoding hydrogenase formation protein HypD, whose translation MKYLTEYRDPVLAAQYLDEIKKTVTRPWTIMEVCGGQTHSLVKYGLLQMLPKEITMVHGPGCPVCVTPTHLIDRAVFLAKQSNIIMCSFGDMLRVPGSEKSLLQAKAEGADVRILYSPLEAVNLAQQNPDKEVVFFAVGFETTAPANALSVIQAHQLGLKNYSIIASHVLVPPAMEALLSDPETVVQAFLAAGHVCTIMGNSEYYPIVEKYKVPIVVTGFEPIDLLHGILMVVRQLEKGEYKMENQYARVVRERGNLSAQEAIKEIFEISNRMWRGMDIIPHSGLEVKEKYAAFDATQKFNVPLKETKENESCIAGAIMKGLRKPLDCINFGTACKPSHPLGAPMVSSEGSCATYYHFYSALNEVEKVEV comes from the coding sequence ATGAAATACTTAACCGAATACCGCGACCCGGTCTTGGCAGCACAATACCTGGATGAGATAAAAAAAACAGTCACCCGTCCATGGACGATCATGGAGGTCTGTGGCGGGCAAACGCATAGTCTGGTGAAGTACGGCCTGCTTCAGATGCTGCCTAAAGAAATTACCATGGTTCATGGCCCTGGTTGTCCGGTTTGTGTTACACCAACTCATCTCATTGACAGGGCTGTTTTTTTGGCTAAGCAAAGCAATATCATCATGTGTTCGTTTGGTGATATGCTACGAGTACCAGGTTCTGAAAAAAGCTTGTTGCAGGCAAAAGCCGAAGGTGCTGATGTTCGCATCTTATACTCGCCTCTGGAAGCGGTAAATCTGGCGCAGCAAAATCCGGATAAGGAGGTTGTATTTTTTGCTGTAGGCTTTGAAACCACTGCTCCTGCGAATGCTTTATCGGTTATACAGGCACATCAATTGGGATTAAAAAATTATTCAATCATTGCTTCGCATGTGTTGGTACCACCGGCTATGGAAGCTTTATTAAGCGACCCTGAAACCGTTGTTCAGGCTTTTTTAGCTGCCGGTCATGTTTGCACCATTATGGGCAACAGTGAATACTATCCTATCGTAGAAAAATATAAAGTGCCAATAGTAGTTACCGGTTTTGAACCGATAGATTTGTTGCACGGAATATTAATGGTGGTACGGCAACTTGAAAAAGGCGAATACAAAATGGAGAATCAATACGCAAGAGTAGTTCGTGAAAGAGGTAATCTTTCTGCCCAGGAAGCTATCAAGGAAATTTTTGAAATAAGCAATCGTATGTGGCGTGGCATGGATATTATTCCGCACAGTGGACTGGAAGTAAAAGAAAAGTATGCAGCTTTCGATGCTACCCAAAAATTTAATGTACCATTAAAAGAGACTAAAGAAAATGAAAGTTGTATTGCCGGTGCCATCATGAAAGGATTAAGAAAACCGTTGGACTGCATCAACTTTGGAACTGCCTGCAAGCCTTCCCATCCCCTCGGTGCACCAATGGTTTCATCCGAAGGTTCCTGCGCTACCTACTATCATTTTTATTCCGCGTTAAACGAAGTTGAAAAAGTGGAAGTTTAG
- a CDS encoding TetR family transcriptional regulator — MNRALKLFNNNGFVNVRLQHIADFGGISVGHLAYHFKHKENIVEVLYDELKETQETSLYEFRMAYLFEDINRQLRGIFQCQKHYLFFYLDTLEVLRAYPSIKEKHQQHITWQIQQIEWMFNFNVDRNTFKLPVKEGQYNQLAWLFWMTMDNWMYARQIKGLDHLREEDFITDLWSLLIPYLTAEAEEEIKMLSNNSNLHF, encoded by the coding sequence ATGAACCGGGCTCTCAAGCTGTTTAACAATAATGGTTTTGTAAATGTACGTCTGCAGCATATTGCTGATTTTGGTGGTATTAGCGTAGGGCACTTAGCTTATCATTTTAAACACAAAGAGAATATTGTCGAAGTTCTGTATGACGAGTTAAAGGAAACTCAGGAAACATCATTATATGAATTCAGAATGGCCTATCTGTTTGAAGATATTAACCGGCAGCTGCGGGGTATTTTTCAATGCCAGAAACACTACCTGTTCTTTTACCTGGATACACTGGAGGTGTTGCGTGCCTATCCTTCCATAAAAGAAAAACATCAGCAACATATTACCTGGCAGATACAGCAGATAGAATGGATGTTCAATTTTAATGTGGACAGAAATACTTTTAAATTACCCGTTAAGGAGGGGCAATACAATCAGCTGGCGTGGCTTTTTTGGATGACGATGGATAATTGGATGTATGCCCGGCAAATAAAAGGGCTTGACCATTTGCGTGAAGAAGATTTTATCACCGATCTCTGGTCGTTGTTGATTCCGTATTTAACAGCAGAGGCTGAAGAGGAAATAAAAATGTTGAGTAATAATTCAAATTTGCATTTCTAA
- a CDS encoding hydrogenase expression protein HypE, producing MVSLQQASNGKDFPQPPFNTNGTSQPTLQADALDEIHVFWLAGMSCDGCSVSTVGATAPSAEALMTGNMPGLPRINLHHPVLSVEAGDEFMEPFHLAMQGKLGKQFVVVYEGSIPDERKNDENGGYWVALGKRMVDGEEQPFPTADMMALLAPYAAAVIAIGTCATWGGIPAAAGNVTGSMGLMDFLGENYRSTFGLPVVNIPGCAPQGDNFTETVAAVLMFLQGIGPLPEFDSLGRPAWLFTDTVHQTCTRGGFYEEGIFAKSFGDKQCLVEIGCWGPVVQCNINKRGALNHVGGCMNVGAPCIGCTMPGFPDNFSPFYTKPPGTIVSSTTSKTTGYFIRNLRRFSMMYANRSVIWNRNNHVPSGWGHVEEASTLQKVAHYFYSKIQFHNSVRPGSKPKTQKASKEAMKEVKQK from the coding sequence ATGGTTTCCTTACAACAAGCATCAAACGGTAAAGACTTTCCACAGCCTCCATTCAATACCAATGGCACTTCACAGCCAACATTGCAGGCAGATGCTCTTGATGAAATACATGTTTTCTGGCTGGCGGGTATGAGTTGTGATGGCTGCTCTGTTTCTACTGTAGGCGCTACCGCTCCATCTGCGGAAGCCCTAATGACGGGCAATATGCCGGGTTTGCCACGAATTAATTTACATCATCCTGTTTTATCAGTTGAAGCTGGTGATGAGTTTATGGAGCCATTTCATTTAGCGATGCAGGGCAAGCTTGGAAAACAATTTGTGGTTGTTTATGAGGGATCAATTCCTGATGAAAGAAAAAATGATGAGAATGGTGGTTATTGGGTAGCATTGGGTAAGCGTATGGTGGATGGAGAAGAACAACCTTTTCCTACTGCAGATATGATGGCTTTGCTGGCGCCTTATGCCGCCGCTGTAATTGCCATTGGTACCTGCGCCACCTGGGGAGGAATTCCTGCGGCTGCAGGCAACGTAACCGGCTCAATGGGATTGATGGATTTTTTGGGAGAAAATTACAGAAGCACATTTGGATTGCCGGTGGTAAACATTCCGGGATGTGCACCACAGGGTGATAATTTTACAGAAACTGTTGCTGCTGTTCTAATGTTTTTGCAGGGCATTGGTCCTTTACCGGAGTTTGACAGCCTCGGCAGACCAGCCTGGCTGTTTACTGATACCGTCCACCAAACGTGTACACGTGGCGGCTTTTATGAAGAAGGCATATTTGCAAAAAGCTTTGGTGACAAACAGTGCCTGGTTGAAATAGGCTGCTGGGGTCCCGTTGTTCAATGTAATATTAATAAGCGTGGCGCACTTAATCATGTAGGTGGTTGTATGAATGTGGGTGCGCCCTGTATCGGTTGCACCATGCCCGGATTTCCGGATAATTTTTCGCCATTTTATACAAAGCCGCCGGGCACTATTGTTTCTTCAACAACCTCAAAAACTACGGGATATTTTATTCGTAACCTGCGGAGATTTTCTATGATGTATGCAAACAGAAGTGTTATCTGGAATAGAAATAACCATGTACCTTCAGGTTGGGGGCATGTGGAAGAAGCAAGCACATTGCAAAAAGTAGCGCATTATTTTTATAGCAAAATTCAGTTTCACAATAGTGTGCGTCCCGGTTCTAAACCAAAAACTCAAAAGGCTTCCAAAGAAGCTATGAAAGAAGTAAAACAAAAATAG
- the hypF gene encoding carbamoyltransferase HypF, with amino-acid sequence MNRVSTWHIHITGQVQGVGFRPFIYQLAKKFQLSGWVSNKDDGVHMEFNADNVLSKKFYKEILINAPQLSHITSHILEEISPFTFSGFKIISSGKAGNPILLISPDFAVCVNCKKEIENKTNRRYNYAFTTCTQCGPRYSIMKDLPYDRENTVMEVFKMCPTCNAEYSDPMNRRHFSQTNSCPNCAVVMKLFDNRKAPIENDQENIIQKICEYWNDGKIVAIKGIGGYLLTCDATNANTIKELRSGKHRPAKPFALMFPDILSLEEEVYLNEAEITELKSVAAPIVLLHLKNKSPSTIAVHEIAPRLSRVGVMLPYTPLYELLLQQFKKPIVATSGNISNAPITFEDEKALFNLNFIADYILVHNREIIAPQDDSVVTYSHYFQHRIMLRRARGFAPFYLNKKLSLTEKPIIAAGAMIKSTFTLLHQQNIHISQYLGDTDNYDAQKNYEKALHHFLHLFQAQPQVFLIDKHPGYFTSQFGEQLATKWNNELVAVQHHEAHFASVLGEHNLINKQAPILGVIWDGTGFGNDGQIWGGEFFVYHQHRFIRFTHFDYFNYFLGDMMATEPRLSAFSLCHEMEEATSILQPKFSPEEWKNYHQLVKKNKLKTSSIGRLFDAVASLLGLIDKASFEGEAAMLLEEEAHHYFKSGLNIPDEWLEEDVWKSGLSTQTLIKEIIRKINTGKEKSEIAAWFHVQLILAVKKVATQNLTVLEDQLGLPFHKICFSGGVFQNGLLVDLLIRILGVQYQLYFNRELSPNDENISFGQLVRYGIGDMKYE; translated from the coding sequence TTGAATAGAGTCAGCACCTGGCATATACACATCACAGGACAAGTACAGGGTGTTGGATTTCGCCCGTTCATATACCAGCTTGCCAAAAAATTCCAACTATCCGGTTGGGTAAGTAATAAAGATGACGGAGTTCACATGGAGTTCAATGCTGATAATGTGCTTTCAAAAAAATTTTATAAAGAAATATTAATTAATGCCCCGCAGTTATCTCATATTACTTCCCACATCCTTGAGGAAATTTCCCCCTTTACTTTTTCAGGGTTCAAAATTATTTCCAGCGGAAAAGCAGGCAATCCTATTCTTCTGATATCTCCTGACTTTGCTGTGTGTGTGAATTGCAAGAAAGAGATTGAGAATAAAACAAACCGTCGTTACAACTATGCTTTCACAACCTGTACCCAATGCGGCCCCCGTTATTCCATAATGAAAGATCTGCCGTATGATCGTGAAAATACTGTTATGGAAGTTTTTAAAATGTGCCCCACCTGCAATGCGGAGTATAGTGATCCAATGAACCGCAGGCATTTTTCACAAACCAATTCATGTCCGAATTGCGCTGTTGTAATGAAGTTATTCGATAACAGAAAAGCTCCTATTGAGAACGACCAAGAAAATATCATCCAGAAGATATGTGAATACTGGAATGATGGAAAGATTGTGGCGATTAAAGGTATCGGTGGATACCTGCTCACATGTGATGCAACAAATGCAAACACCATAAAAGAATTACGATCCGGGAAACATCGTCCGGCAAAACCATTTGCATTGATGTTTCCTGATATTCTTTCTTTAGAAGAGGAGGTTTACTTGAATGAAGCAGAAATTACTGAGTTAAAAAGTGTAGCAGCACCAATTGTGCTCTTGCACTTAAAAAATAAAAGCCCTTCAACTATTGCAGTACATGAAATTGCGCCGCGTCTTTCAAGAGTTGGAGTGATGCTTCCTTACACTCCCCTGTACGAATTGCTGCTTCAACAATTCAAAAAGCCAATTGTTGCCACTAGTGGAAACATCAGCAATGCACCTATAACTTTTGAAGATGAAAAGGCACTGTTTAATCTGAATTTTATTGCTGATTATATACTGGTTCATAACCGTGAAATTATTGCGCCACAGGATGACAGTGTGGTTACATACAGCCATTACTTCCAACACCGAATAATGCTTCGACGTGCAAGAGGTTTTGCTCCATTTTATCTCAATAAAAAATTGTCACTTACTGAAAAACCTATAATAGCAGCAGGTGCTATGATAAAGAGCACCTTTACTTTACTGCATCAACAAAACATTCATATCAGCCAATACTTGGGCGACACAGATAATTATGATGCACAAAAAAATTATGAAAAAGCACTTCATCATTTTCTGCACCTCTTTCAGGCACAACCCCAAGTTTTTTTAATAGATAAACATCCCGGTTATTTTACTTCACAATTTGGAGAACAACTTGCAACGAAATGGAATAACGAATTGGTCGCAGTGCAGCACCATGAAGCGCATTTTGCTTCGGTATTAGGTGAGCATAATTTAATCAATAAGCAGGCACCCATACTTGGCGTAATATGGGATGGAACAGGCTTTGGAAACGACGGACAAATTTGGGGCGGAGAGTTTTTTGTTTATCATCAACATCGCTTTATAAGGTTCACTCATTTTGATTATTTCAATTATTTCCTTGGTGATATGATGGCAACCGAACCAAGGCTATCAGCTTTTTCTCTTTGTCATGAAATGGAAGAAGCAACATCTATTCTTCAACCAAAATTCTCACCGGAAGAATGGAAGAATTATCATCAACTAGTTAAAAAAAATAAACTCAAAACTTCCAGCATTGGGCGATTATTTGATGCAGTTGCTTCGCTGCTTGGTCTGATTGATAAGGCAAGCTTTGAAGGCGAAGCTGCCATGCTGCTGGAAGAAGAAGCGCATCATTATTTTAAAAGCGGACTAAACATTCCTGACGAATGGTTAGAGGAAGATGTATGGAAGAGCGGTTTATCAACTCAAACATTAATAAAAGAAATTATAAGAAAGATTAATACAGGAAAGGAGAAATCTGAAATAGCTGCATGGTTTCATGTACAACTTATTTTGGCAGTTAAAAAAGTTGCGACGCAAAACCTAACAGTTCTTGAAGACCAGTTAGGTTTACCGTTTCATAAAATCTGTTTCAGCGGAGGCGTTTTTCAAAATGGATTATTGGTTGACCTCTTGATTAGAATACTTGGAGTTCAATATCAACTATATTTCAACAGGGAACTATCTCCAAATGATGAAAACATTTCTTTCGGACAGTTGGTTAGATATGGAATAGGAGATATGAAATATGAATGA
- the hypE gene encoding hydrogenase expression/formation protein HypE — MPPLDFDIITLGHGSGGVLTHNLLNTGVFDILKNDYLNQHHDGAFLQLKNPVAFSTDSFVITPIFFPGGNIGDLAVNGTLNDLAMCGAMPRYFSLSFIIEEGLTMKEFWDILVSIKFACEEANVKVVTGDTKVVERGKGDKIFVNTSGIGELHPKAKIAAANIRAGDKIIVSGNVATHGVAIMSVREGLVFETELESDTCNLAPAVNNLLDLFGEEILFLRDPTRGGVATVLNELAKDSGLGIDLLQNLIPLSEQVEGACEMLGLDPLYVANEGIFITAVSAEIADRVVDVLKAMDTGKNAAIIGSVTADHPKQVILTSSIGGRRMLNMLTGEQLPRIC, encoded by the coding sequence ATGCCTCCACTGGACTTTGACATTATCACTCTGGGACATGGAAGCGGCGGGGTGTTAACCCATAACCTGCTAAATACGGGTGTATTTGATATTTTAAAAAATGATTACCTGAACCAACATCATGATGGCGCATTTCTGCAATTGAAAAATCCTGTGGCCTTTTCAACCGATAGCTTTGTGATCACACCAATATTTTTCCCTGGTGGAAATATCGGTGACTTAGCAGTGAATGGAACTCTCAACGATCTAGCAATGTGTGGCGCCATGCCGCGCTATTTTTCCTTGAGTTTTATTATTGAAGAAGGATTAACAATGAAAGAATTTTGGGACATTCTGGTTTCTATCAAATTTGCCTGTGAAGAAGCCAATGTAAAAGTGGTGACCGGCGATACCAAAGTAGTAGAAAGGGGAAAGGGTGATAAAATCTTTGTGAATACAAGCGGCATTGGTGAATTACATCCTAAAGCGAAAATTGCAGCGGCAAATATCAGAGCCGGCGACAAAATAATTGTAAGCGGAAATGTGGCTACTCATGGAGTTGCTATCATGTCAGTAAGGGAAGGATTGGTTTTTGAAACAGAATTAGAAAGTGATACCTGCAACCTTGCCCCGGCGGTAAATAATTTATTGGATCTTTTTGGAGAAGAAATTCTTTTTTTGCGTGACCCCACTAGAGGTGGTGTGGCAACGGTTTTAAATGAATTGGCAAAAGATAGTGGGCTTGGTATTGACCTTTTGCAAAATTTAATCCCTTTAAGCGAACAGGTTGAAGGTGCTTGTGAAATGTTAGGACTAGATCCATTATATGTTGCCAATGAAGGGATTTTTATAACCGCAGTTTCAGCAGAAATTGCAGATCGGGTAGTAGATGTTTTAAAGGCTATGGACACAGGTAAAAATGCAGCAATTATTGGTTCAGTAACCGCCGATCATCCGAAGCAGGTAATTTTAACAAGCAGTATAGGGGGAAGAAGAATGCTG